A genomic segment from Dermacentor silvarum isolate Dsil-2018 chromosome 11, BIME_Dsil_1.4, whole genome shotgun sequence encodes:
- the LOC119433285 gene encoding uncharacterized protein LOC119433285 — translation MLADGALIIVLFFISHSEALSFLNLKITPIDGVTTLGEECFYQNEKFRLTWNVSDKCERRTCYADSKVVVVTKCGDIPEGCYLSSKERQPLPLCCNTTCNIKTYMCLTRDGRLLKNGDELNLRDPCVRYICKNGILVTQTCQTYTDPKCSASQVDKCAPYPACCGVAKVCAG, via the exons ATGCTAGCTGACGGAGCGCTCATTATTGTGCTTTTCTTCATATCCCACAGTGAAGCCTTGTCATTTTTGAACTTGAAAATTACTCCTATTGATGGTGTCACCACGTTGGGAG AGGAATGCTTCTACCAGAATGAAAAATTTCGTTTGACCTGGAACGTATCAGACAAATGTGAACGACGGACTTGCTATGCTGATAGCAAAGTTGTGGTGGTAACGAA GTGCGGAGATATCCCGGAAGGCTGTTACCTAAGCTCAAAAGAGCGGCAACCTCTGCCATTATGCTGCAATACTACTTGCAACATAAAGACAT ACATGTGTCTCACCCGCGACGGTAGACTGTTGAAGAATGGAGATGAACTCAACTTGAGGGATCCATGCGTGAGGTACATTTGCAAGAACGGAATACTTGTCACACAGAC ATGCCAAACGTACACGGACCCGAAATGCAGTGCTTCTCAAGTGGACAAATGCGCGCCATATCCGGCATGCTGCGGCGTTGCGAAAGTTTGTGCAGGTTAA